The following are from one region of the Phormidium sp. PBR-2020 genome:
- a CDS encoding EAL domain-containing protein gives MSSPEHPSKGNILIVDDTPANLELLNTILTRAGYEVCVAVDGTTGLEGARYGKPDLVLLDIMMPGMNGYDVCRFLKDDQDTRDIPVIFISALDDALDKVKAFTVGGTDYISKPFQFKEVLARVQNQLMIRDLQQRLREQNKQLQKEIGDRARVEAEVRQLNEKLEERVQQRTAELEATNSQLQTEISQRKRVQEQLMYMALHDSLTGLPNRVLLMEKLEAALVETRKDDAYRFAVLFIDCDRFKVVNDSLGHLTGDRLLSLISDRLELCLRPVDTLFRLGGDEFTILLNPIQGIDNAIETAETIQKQLTAPFHVDGHEVFIGASIGIVLGTSQYTQPEHLLRDADAAMYCAKDLGKGRYRVFDSGMHDRAVNFLQLETNLRRALERGEFKVNYQPIVDLQEGGIVGFEALLRWHHPERGRISPAEFIPAAEETGLIVPIGEWVLRQSCSHLKRWQCQYPHAKELTVSVNISVKQFAQIDLLNRIDDILQDSGLDGEFLKLEITESTIVGNYEVAKSILEQLKNRNIQLSIDDFGTGYSSLSHLHRLPVDILKIDRSFVDPIDEDNDEREIVQAIVTLAHSLNMKVIAEGVETAVHVEQLRNLGCEYGQGYYFSKPLTAKAATALLTQKQHW, from the coding sequence ATGAGTAGCCCTGAGCATCCCTCGAAAGGCAATATTCTAATTGTCGACGATACCCCCGCTAATCTTGAACTGCTCAACACGATTCTGACTCGTGCTGGGTATGAGGTCTGCGTGGCGGTTGATGGTACTACGGGACTGGAGGGGGCCCGGTATGGAAAACCGGATTTGGTCTTGCTCGATATCATGATGCCGGGGATGAATGGCTATGATGTCTGTCGCTTCCTCAAGGACGATCAAGACACCCGTGATATTCCCGTTATTTTTATTAGTGCTTTAGACGATGCCCTAGATAAAGTAAAAGCCTTTACTGTGGGGGGCACAGACTATATTTCTAAGCCATTTCAGTTTAAGGAAGTCTTGGCCCGGGTTCAGAACCAGTTGATGATTCGGGATCTACAGCAGCGACTGCGGGAGCAAAATAAACAGTTACAGAAGGAGATCGGCGATCGCGCTCGGGTGGAGGCGGAGGTGCGTCAGTTAAATGAGAAGCTCGAAGAGCGAGTGCAACAACGGACGGCGGAGTTAGAGGCGACGAACTCCCAACTGCAAACGGAAATTAGCCAGCGCAAACGGGTGCAGGAACAGTTGATGTACATGGCACTTCATGATTCCTTGACGGGCCTGCCCAATCGCGTCTTGTTGATGGAAAAGTTGGAAGCGGCCCTAGTAGAAACTCGTAAAGATGATGCCTATCGCTTTGCCGTGTTGTTTATTGACTGCGATCGCTTTAAAGTCGTCAACGACTCTCTAGGGCATTTGACGGGCGATCGCCTCCTGAGCCTAATTTCAGATCGCCTGGAACTCTGCTTACGTCCGGTGGATACGCTCTTTCGTCTGGGAGGAGATGAGTTCACAATTCTCCTGAATCCAATTCAGGGGATCGACAATGCTATTGAAACAGCGGAAACCATTCAAAAACAACTGACAGCCCCCTTTCATGTGGATGGCCATGAGGTATTTATTGGGGCCAGCATTGGCATTGTTTTAGGAACCTCTCAATATACGCAACCCGAACATTTGTTGCGAGATGCCGATGCAGCCATGTATTGTGCTAAGGATTTAGGCAAAGGCCGCTATCGGGTGTTTGATTCTGGGATGCACGATCGCGCCGTCAATTTTCTGCAACTCGAAACCAATCTGCGGCGGGCCTTGGAACGGGGCGAGTTTAAAGTCAATTACCAGCCCATTGTAGATTTACAAGAGGGAGGAATTGTTGGCTTCGAGGCCCTGTTGCGTTGGCATCACCCAGAACGAGGGCGAATTTCTCCGGCCGAGTTTATTCCGGCCGCCGAAGAAACCGGGTTAATTGTCCCCATTGGAGAATGGGTATTACGCCAATCCTGTAGTCATTTGAAGCGCTGGCAATGCCAATATCCTCATGCGAAAGAGTTGACAGTTTCTGTAAATATTTCCGTTAAACAGTTTGCACAAATTGACTTATTAAATCGTATCGATGATATTTTACAAGATTCAGGGTTAGACGGAGAATTTTTAAAATTAGAAATTACAGAAAGTACTATTGTTGGTAATTATGAGGTTGCAAAATCAATTTTAGAGCAACTCAAAAACAGAAATATTCAACTGAGTATTGATGATTTTGGTACAGGATATTCATCGCTGAGCCACTTACACCGATTACCAGTGGATATCCTTAAAATTGATCGCTCCTTTGTAGACCCAATTGATGAAGATAATGATGAGCGAGAAATCGTCCAAGCCATTGTCACCTTAGCCCATAGCCTCAATATGAAAGTGATTGCAGAAGGGGTAGAAACGGCGGTTCATGTAGAACAACTGCGGAACTTAGGCTGTGAGTATGGACAGGGCTATTATTTTTCCAAGCCGCTTACCGCCAAAGCCGCCACAGCATTACTGACACAAAAACAGCATTGGTAA
- a CDS encoding diguanylate cyclase, with product MSNPVPDPGDILHQIAWSIRNSQELPEILSRSVEGIQEFLKIDRVKLYQFEVDGSGVVVAEARQGDRLPALVGLHFPAEDIPPTARQTFARIRQCMISDVTRSCKTLFPLDPKLPPYQEPVSDCHIAYLQGMGVQATLTLPIFERNGLWGLVSIHHSQPRYFSNYEQQILQLAIDQIAIAITQARFLEKARENQRHEKALERITEILDDDRDDEQSWILSQQEVLKEAVSALNASGGRLYLCSQPEIEGVNLAVVGDGAVVEQLEEHPQWQPGFMGYNPLSLDSSPHPEPISLDAETWKENQALAFLWDVLTPTPVRSLLVIPLQYHRQCVGYLTLFRRGHNTDVWWAGKTTSDERHQRPRASFDAWRESHRDQTDPWTSGERKLAHQLGIHLYIAVVQHRVSAMLRYQVSHDPLTQLPNRLLFDEQLSLALVEARQRQTSMAVGFLDIDRFKAVNDSFGHHVGDRLLKTMTRRILSCLQEGDCLARWGGDELVFLLGSRSCRQGVMAVAENILAELRQPFECEGREFSISASLGLALAPQHGRDNGSLLRYAETALDWAKQQGRNSISLYNPDMLNSRADTLALELDLEQAILNQEFCLHYQPQIDLASGKIVAVEALIRWQHPERGWVPPDRFIPIAEETGAIHAIGEWVLRTACQQHRDWVKMGFKPLKMAVNLSARQFQQPNLLGTIVEILETTQMKASYLELEITETTAVKDVELSISVLHRLREMGVQIAMDDFGTGYSCLSFIKQFPLDTLKIDRSFVRDLTQDSSDAAIAKTIVALGQGLNLIVLAEGVENSEQAEFLKSIHCDLAQGYLFSRPVPETEIPDLLQQWAVFQGIEKVTVLSTRRPRYGSQSSLPETAERRAFLQRRIRDLEQANVSLRRDRDELQQSLQRFNHHLHWEEHLTSLSRAILGKQPLVVVFQQAVVGIRRELGLLSVVAYRYDFYGNTIPIAEDGGHHHRRPAAAPDLYSLVSKPSPDVLALCNLDYVHLSVDDAVVLAEQRVKACVLVPIYQQGSIWGAIVLHQAAVARNWQPKELAWLEKIANLLLLMELPHSSPGESVLSYDLLTGLPDISSFESRLRYEWGRLIDTQLPLTVILADVDGFEEYCQRHGQETGDRALKTLAEAWRDSLTRRGTCLVRWQGEQFLVLLPHLDTSQGRAIAELLRQQARRFIATQLTPTSLTVSFGVASDLPNPNLEPESLLETAQLAVRAAKASGGDQVVIAPDVHLDSANPNWSLLSNLQKGDTHD from the coding sequence ATGTCCAACCCCGTCCCCGATCCCGGAGATATCCTCCATCAAATCGCTTGGAGTATTCGCAACTCCCAAGAACTGCCAGAAATTCTAAGTCGTAGTGTTGAGGGAATTCAAGAGTTTTTAAAAATTGATCGTGTCAAACTCTATCAGTTTGAGGTCGACGGCAGTGGTGTCGTTGTGGCTGAGGCCCGCCAGGGCGATCGCCTGCCGGCCTTGGTCGGCTTACATTTTCCGGCTGAGGATATCCCACCCACGGCACGTCAAACCTTTGCCCGGATTCGCCAATGTATGATCTCGGATGTGACCCGTTCGTGTAAAACGCTGTTTCCTCTCGACCCGAAGCTGCCGCCTTACCAGGAACCTGTCAGTGATTGCCATATTGCCTATCTCCAAGGGATGGGGGTGCAGGCAACGTTGACGCTACCAATTTTTGAGCGGAATGGACTCTGGGGGCTGGTTAGCATTCATCATAGCCAACCCCGTTATTTTTCCAACTACGAGCAGCAAATCCTGCAATTGGCGATCGACCAAATTGCGATCGCCATTACCCAAGCCCGGTTCCTAGAGAAAGCGCGGGAAAACCAACGTCATGAAAAGGCTCTAGAGCGAATAACAGAAATTCTAGACGATGACCGAGACGATGAGCAATCCTGGATCTTGAGCCAACAGGAGGTTCTCAAGGAGGCGGTGTCAGCCCTCAATGCGAGTGGGGGACGTTTGTACTTATGCTCCCAACCGGAGATCGAAGGAGTGAATTTAGCGGTGGTTGGCGATGGAGCAGTGGTGGAGCAGTTAGAAGAACATCCCCAATGGCAGCCGGGATTTATGGGCTATAACCCCTTAAGTTTAGATAGTTCTCCGCACCCGGAACCCATCAGCCTTGATGCCGAGACTTGGAAGGAGAATCAGGCTTTGGCCTTCCTCTGGGACGTGCTGACCCCGACGCCGGTGCGATCGCTCCTGGTGATTCCCCTACAATATCACCGCCAATGTGTGGGCTATTTAACCCTCTTCCGTCGGGGTCACAATACGGACGTCTGGTGGGCGGGCAAAACGACGTCTGATGAGCGACATCAGCGACCTCGGGCCTCGTTTGACGCTTGGCGAGAATCCCATCGCGATCAAACTGATCCCTGGACATCAGGGGAACGGAAACTGGCCCATCAACTGGGGATTCATCTGTATATTGCGGTCGTCCAACATCGCGTCAGCGCCATGTTGCGCTATCAAGTTTCCCATGATCCCCTCACCCAGTTACCCAACCGCTTACTCTTTGATGAGCAATTATCCTTAGCCTTGGTAGAAGCCCGGCAACGCCAAACTTCGATGGCAGTGGGGTTTCTGGATATTGACCGCTTTAAGGCCGTCAATGATTCTTTTGGCCATCATGTGGGCGATCGCCTGCTAAAAACCATGACCCGACGGATTTTAAGCTGTTTGCAAGAGGGGGATTGTTTGGCCCGTTGGGGAGGTGATGAATTGGTCTTTTTACTGGGGTCCCGAAGCTGTCGTCAGGGAGTCATGGCAGTGGCTGAGAACATCCTAGCCGAGCTACGGCAACCCTTTGAATGTGAAGGACGAGAGTTTTCCATTAGCGCCAGCCTGGGACTGGCCCTGGCCCCGCAACATGGACGGGATAATGGCAGTCTCCTGAGATATGCAGAAACGGCCCTAGACTGGGCCAAACAACAGGGGCGCAACAGCATCAGCCTCTACAATCCTGATATGCTCAACAGTCGGGCGGACACCCTGGCCCTGGAATTGGATCTCGAACAGGCCATTCTCAATCAGGAGTTCTGTTTACACTATCAACCGCAAATCGATTTAGCCAGTGGCAAAATTGTCGCCGTTGAAGCCTTGATTCGTTGGCAGCATCCTGAACGGGGCTGGGTTCCCCCAGATCGCTTCATCCCCATTGCTGAAGAAACCGGGGCGATTCATGCCATTGGCGAGTGGGTGCTACGGACAGCCTGTCAACAACATCGTGATTGGGTCAAGATGGGATTTAAGCCCCTGAAAATGGCGGTGAATCTCTCGGCCCGCCAGTTTCAACAGCCAAATTTGTTAGGCACAATCGTCGAGATTCTGGAGACTACCCAGATGAAGGCAAGCTATCTGGAACTCGAAATCACGGAAACCACGGCGGTGAAGGATGTGGAGTTAAGCATTTCAGTGCTGCATCGGTTGCGGGAGATGGGCGTGCAAATTGCCATGGATGATTTCGGGACGGGCTATTCCTGTTTGAGTTTTATTAAACAGTTTCCCCTCGATACCCTGAAAATTGATCGCTCCTTTGTGCGTGACTTAACCCAAGACTCTAGCGATGCGGCGATCGCCAAAACCATTGTTGCCCTCGGCCAAGGTCTAAATTTGATTGTTTTAGCCGAAGGAGTTGAAAATAGTGAACAGGCTGAGTTTCTCAAATCGATTCACTGTGATTTAGCCCAGGGCTATTTGTTCAGCCGTCCGGTTCCTGAGACCGAGATTCCTGATTTACTGCAACAATGGGCGGTGTTTCAGGGCATTGAAAAGGTGACGGTTCTCAGTACCCGTCGTCCCCGTTATGGGAGTCAGTCGAGCTTGCCGGAAACAGCAGAACGCCGTGCCTTTCTCCAGCGGCGGATTCGTGACTTGGAACAGGCCAATGTGAGCTTGCGCCGCGATCGCGATGAACTTCAGCAGAGTTTGCAACGTTTTAATCATCATTTGCATTGGGAAGAACATCTGACGAGCCTAAGTCGGGCCATTTTAGGGAAACAGCCTCTGGTGGTGGTCTTTCAGCAAGCGGTGGTGGGGATTCGTCGTGAGTTGGGTCTGTTGAGTGTGGTGGCCTATCGTTATGATTTTTATGGCAATACGATCCCTATTGCTGAAGATGGGGGACACCATCATCGCCGGCCGGCGGCTGCCCCTGATTTATACTCACTGGTATCAAAGCCGTCCCCGGATGTGTTAGCCCTGTGTAATCTAGATTATGTGCATTTAAGTGTAGATGATGCGGTGGTGTTGGCGGAACAGCGGGTGAAGGCCTGTGTGCTGGTACCGATTTATCAGCAAGGTAGCATTTGGGGAGCGATTGTCTTGCATCAGGCGGCGGTGGCTCGTAATTGGCAGCCGAAGGAACTAGCGTGGTTGGAGAAGATTGCCAATCTATTATTGTTGATGGAGTTGCCCCATTCTTCGCCAGGAGAATCGGTTTTGAGTTACGATCTGCTCACCGGGTTGCCGGATATCTCTAGCTTTGAAAGCCGTCTTCGCTATGAATGGGGGCGCTTGATTGATACTCAGTTGCCTCTGACGGTAATTTTGGCCGATGTGGATGGGTTTGAGGAATACTGCCAACGTCATGGCCAGGAAACAGGCGATCGCGCTCTCAAAACCTTGGCGGAGGCCTGGCGAGATAGTTTGACCCGTCGGGGCACTTGTCTGGTGCGTTGGCAGGGGGAGCAATTCTTGGTCCTGTTGCCCCATTTGGATACGAGCCAAGGGCGGGCGATCGCAGAACTCCTGCGTCAACAAGCGCGGCGGTTTATTGCAACCCAATTGACACCCACTTCACTGACGGTGAGTTTTGGGGTGGCCAGTGACCTGCCCAATCCTAATTTAGAACCGGAGTCTCTGTTGGAGACTGCTCAACTGGCTGTCCGGGCCGCTAAGGCATCTGGGGGAGATCAGGTGGTGATTGCCCCGGATGTCCATCTCGATTCAGCCAATCCAAATTGGTCGCTACTATCGAATTTGCAAAAGGGTGATACTCACGACTAG
- a CDS encoding UbiX family flavin prenyltransferase — MTSSRPLIIGVSGASGLIYAVRTLKYLLHANYSVELVASKASYRVWQAENEIKMPADPIQQEQFWRQQAGVETQGYLRCHPASDVGANIASGSFRTLGMLVIPCSMSTVAKLAQGLSSDLLERAADVQVKEGRKLVVVPRETPLSLIHLRNLTALAEAGVRVVPAIPAWYHQPQTIEDLVDFVVARGLDCFEIDCVPLRRWKEAE; from the coding sequence ATGACCTCATCTCGACCTCTCATTATCGGTGTTTCCGGGGCCTCGGGTCTCATTTATGCCGTGCGGACTCTCAAATATCTCCTCCATGCCAACTATTCCGTCGAACTGGTGGCCTCCAAAGCCAGTTACCGAGTCTGGCAGGCGGAGAACGAGATTAAAATGCCCGCAGATCCCATCCAGCAAGAACAATTCTGGCGACAGCAAGCGGGAGTAGAGACGCAGGGGTATCTGCGTTGTCACCCAGCCAGTGATGTGGGGGCGAACATTGCCAGTGGTTCTTTTCGCACATTGGGGATGCTGGTGATTCCCTGTAGCATGAGTACAGTTGCCAAACTCGCTCAGGGTTTAAGTTCCGATTTGCTCGAACGCGCCGCTGATGTGCAAGTTAAGGAAGGCCGTAAACTGGTAGTCGTACCCCGTGAAACGCCCCTGAGCTTGATTCATTTGCGGAACTTGACCGCCTTAGCTGAAGCAGGAGTGCGGGTAGTTCCTGCTATTCCCGCCTGGTATCATCAGCCCCAAACGATTGAGGATTTGGTCGACTTTGTCGTGGCTCGTGGCCTCGATTGCTTTGAAATTGATTGTGTTCCCCTGCGACGTTGGAAAGAAGCAGAATAA
- a CDS encoding ribonuclease R: MNFSIATLLSNFPDDKSVAPKVLEKKLACDDDDNLGKLLIALEALERTGILVKERGRYRRDADDGLVEAKLRCSSKGFCFAIQDAEGAEDIYVRESYLSTAWNGDRVLVKVIKDGSRRRSPEGEVRLILERANPSVLARVKLVDDEFRAVPLDDRLLFEIHLEPDERLKDAVDYLVHVEVQRYPLGDNPPQGRVVQVLGSDAEAANDIDIVCCKHDLPRSFPPKVLESLKDISAEISAKEAKQRLDLRHLKTLAFVEDPLSPGCVERAYSITRFARDQWQVGIHVADVGRLVALNSPAEREARRRGTSVYLGETMLPLFPDEIIEAASFTPEGDRSAISLLITLDETGQILEYEVQPSILLLDRLVSYEETQTFLGEDASQPQSKSEKDLAATLKEFQQVSQLLREQRYLRGSFDLYLPEASTHFGDEVPLGAPVFNTQPIINAVTYEFVVTANQLIADHLTALGVPALYCIQLQPDIDDVHDAIKLAGNMDLELWLEDEEQAFPSDFKQFADQVSGTDDEKILNYLLEAVIRPHYYSNQPGVHFGLALDDGYTHLNAPLQRYVDYVIQQVLHAVFTQGRDRRTSRSKESVNLHHSSCHGQINWNVLPPGVQSELEEHLSVLTIPLTERERLALEAENDLNGLQKAGAMKERTGEVFRGLITGVQSYGFFVEIEAGENGMAPPRLEGLVHVSSLKDDWYEYRSRQQTLVGRKNRKQYRLGDRVDVQVKSVDYYRQQIDLAPVGGGSEAPPNDDDDNFFGEEE, from the coding sequence ATGAACTTTTCGATCGCAACACTGCTGTCCAACTTCCCCGATGATAAATCGGTGGCTCCGAAAGTCCTGGAAAAGAAACTGGCCTGTGATGATGATGATAATTTAGGGAAACTGCTCATTGCCCTAGAAGCTCTGGAGCGAACAGGGATTTTAGTCAAGGAACGAGGCCGTTACCGCCGCGATGCTGACGACGGACTCGTAGAAGCCAAATTACGCTGTTCGAGTAAAGGCTTCTGTTTTGCTATCCAAGACGCTGAGGGAGCTGAAGATATTTATGTGCGAGAATCCTATCTCAGCACAGCTTGGAACGGCGATCGTGTCTTAGTGAAAGTCATTAAAGACGGAAGCCGTCGCCGTTCTCCGGAAGGGGAGGTGCGCCTGATTCTCGAACGGGCCAATCCCTCAGTGTTAGCCCGGGTTAAACTCGTCGATGATGAATTTCGGGCGGTTCCCCTCGACGATCGCCTCCTCTTTGAGATTCACCTCGAACCCGATGAACGCCTCAAAGATGCCGTTGATTATTTGGTTCATGTAGAAGTCCAACGCTATCCTCTCGGGGATAATCCTCCTCAGGGCCGAGTGGTACAAGTCCTTGGCAGTGATGCTGAAGCAGCCAACGATATCGATATTGTCTGCTGTAAACATGATCTGCCCCGCAGCTTTCCCCCGAAAGTCCTAGAGAGTCTTAAAGACATTTCAGCCGAGATTAGTGCCAAAGAGGCCAAGCAACGACTCGATCTGCGACATCTGAAAACCTTAGCCTTTGTCGAAGATCCTCTCAGTCCCGGTTGTGTCGAACGGGCCTACAGTATCACTCGCTTTGCCCGTGATCAGTGGCAAGTGGGGATTCACGTGGCGGATGTGGGACGGCTAGTGGCCCTCAATAGCCCTGCTGAACGAGAAGCACGGCGACGGGGAACCAGTGTTTATTTAGGGGAGACGATGTTACCCCTATTTCCCGACGAGATTATCGAGGCAGCCTCCTTTACCCCAGAGGGCGATCGCTCTGCCATCTCCCTGCTGATTACCTTGGATGAAACGGGACAAATCCTGGAGTACGAAGTGCAACCGAGTATCCTGCTGCTCGATCGCCTCGTCAGTTACGAAGAAACCCAAACCTTCCTCGGCGAAGATGCCAGCCAACCCCAAAGTAAAAGCGAAAAAGACCTAGCGGCAACCCTCAAAGAATTTCAACAGGTGAGTCAGCTATTACGGGAACAACGCTATCTGCGAGGATCTTTTGATTTATATCTCCCCGAGGCCAGCACCCATTTTGGTGATGAAGTGCCATTGGGAGCCCCCGTGTTTAATACACAGCCGATTATTAACGCCGTAACCTATGAGTTTGTGGTCACGGCCAATCAGTTAATTGCCGATCACCTCACAGCCTTAGGAGTTCCGGCTCTGTACTGTATTCAACTGCAACCGGACATTGATGATGTCCATGATGCCATCAAACTCGCCGGCAACATGGATCTCGAACTGTGGCTTGAAGATGAAGAACAGGCTTTCCCCAGTGACTTTAAGCAGTTCGCTGATCAGGTGTCGGGAACCGACGATGAGAAAATTCTCAACTATCTCCTCGAAGCGGTAATTCGTCCCCACTACTACAGCAACCAACCCGGCGTTCACTTTGGCCTAGCCCTCGATGATGGCTACACACACCTGAATGCTCCCCTGCAACGCTATGTGGACTATGTGATTCAGCAAGTTCTCCATGCCGTCTTTACCCAGGGTCGCGATCGCCGCACCAGCCGTTCCAAGGAGTCCGTGAATCTCCATCACTCCTCCTGTCACGGTCAGATTAACTGGAACGTTCTGCCCCCAGGAGTTCAAAGTGAACTCGAAGAGCATCTCTCAGTTTTAACGATTCCTCTCACAGAACGGGAGCGTCTCGCCTTGGAAGCCGAAAATGACTTAAATGGTCTCCAGAAGGCGGGAGCCATGAAGGAGCGCACAGGAGAGGTCTTTCGGGGCTTAATTACCGGGGTACAGTCCTATGGCTTTTTTGTGGAAATCGAAGCCGGAGAAAACGGCATGGCTCCCCCGCGCCTAGAAGGGTTAGTGCATGTGTCTTCCCTCAAAGATGACTGGTATGAATACCGCTCCCGTCAACAAACCCTAGTGGGACGCAAAAATCGCAAACAATACCGTCTGGGCGATCGCGTCGATGTCCAAGTCAAAAGCGTGGACTACTACCGTCAACAAATCGACTTAGCCCCCGTCGGCGGCGGCAGCGAAGCCCCACCCAATGATGACGATGATAACTTCTTCGGCGAAGAGGAATAG
- a CDS encoding histidinol phosphatase — MLVWLGWETPTIAAEDSLLSGAIEFHVHTAPDVVPRLWNDRQLVEAAEAAGLRAVVLKNHVLPTGDRAQLAQERVQRLQVFGGVVLNEAVGGINPEAVRVMSRISGGRGKVVWLPTLDAAYHRQRFGQGEGGISLLQGDRLSRELELILYSVRDRQLVLGTGHVSPAEILAVAHRARELGIDKLLITHAMAEVPGLSLAQMQTLADLGAYLELDYVNALMGETAVDPAHRAWRKVTLEEMAEAIRAIGSEQIILSTDLGRPQDPNPIEGYAAFIRGLRNQGISEQDLKRMTQENPARLLDLPWE; from the coding sequence CTGCTGGTGTGGCTGGGGTGGGAAACTCCAACGATCGCAGCTGAGGATTCTCTCCTATCTGGGGCGATCGAGTTTCATGTTCATACAGCCCCGGATGTGGTTCCCCGACTTTGGAATGACAGGCAATTGGTTGAGGCCGCTGAGGCGGCGGGATTGCGAGCTGTGGTGTTGAAAAATCATGTGCTTCCCACGGGCGATCGCGCTCAATTGGCTCAAGAGAGGGTGCAGCGGTTGCAGGTGTTTGGGGGCGTGGTTCTCAATGAGGCAGTGGGGGGTATTAACCCGGAAGCAGTGCGGGTGATGAGTCGCATCTCGGGGGGCCGGGGTAAGGTGGTTTGGCTACCCACCCTTGACGCAGCCTATCACCGGCAACGATTTGGCCAAGGCGAGGGGGGAATTTCTCTGTTGCAGGGCGATCGCCTCTCTCGGGAGTTAGAACTCATTTTATACTCGGTGCGCGATCGCCAGTTGGTCTTGGGGACGGGCCATGTCTCCCCCGCCGAAATCTTGGCGGTGGCTCACCGGGCCCGAGAGTTGGGCATCGACAAACTCCTGATTACCCATGCCATGGCCGAGGTTCCAGGATTAAGTCTGGCTCAAATGCAAACCCTGGCAGACTTGGGCGCCTATTTAGAATTAGACTACGTCAATGCTCTCATGGGAGAGACGGCGGTTGATCCAGCGCACCGGGCCTGGCGAAAGGTGACCCTAGAGGAGATGGCCGAGGCGATTCGGGCGATCGGCAGTGAGCAGATTATCCTCAGCACGGATCTCGGTCGTCCCCAAGATCCCAATCCCATCGAAGGTTATGCCGCCTTTATCCGAGGATTACGCAACCAGGGCATTTCTGAGCAAGATCTCAAACGCATGACTCAGGAGAACCCAGCCCGCCTGTTAGATTTGCCATGGGAATAA
- a CDS encoding glycosyltransferase family 4 protein — MHIAWLGKKSPFCGNVTYSREVTNALLDRNNRVSFLHFCQNATDSEPGVSVKSVADTEWDGLESPSLAHEVSLPCLYKSTLYTIPTLKSSKILADALRGLKPDLVHASLTLSPLDFVLPEICQELGLPLVATFHPPFDRRRRNLTSSTQHLMYQLYAPFLANYDRTIVFSQIQRELLAQLGVPPERIAVIPNGVDSLKYSPGASALKSQLHAERLFVYQGRIAMEKNVESLLKAWKSASMGPDSKLLIVGDGPLATSLRASYSKAHQIHWLGYVADESRRIEILRGADVFILPSLVEGLSLSLLEAMACGMACLATDAGADGEVLEDGAGVVLDSQRVLSQLQTLLPLFQDHPEMGNLLGYKARQRVLERYTLDKNISRLEDLYGELLSQAKMSVGFL, encoded by the coding sequence ATGCACATCGCTTGGCTTGGAAAAAAATCGCCGTTTTGTGGCAATGTCACCTACAGCCGCGAAGTTACGAACGCGCTACTGGACCGGAATAATCGGGTCAGTTTTTTGCACTTTTGCCAAAATGCGACCGATTCGGAGCCAGGAGTCTCCGTAAAATCGGTGGCAGATACGGAGTGGGATGGTTTAGAGTCCCCCTCGCTGGCCCATGAAGTCTCACTTCCCTGCCTCTATAAGTCCACGCTCTACACCATTCCCACCCTAAAATCGAGTAAGATCCTCGCGGATGCCTTACGGGGACTGAAACCGGATTTGGTTCATGCCTCCCTGACTCTATCCCCCCTTGATTTTGTGCTACCGGAAATTTGCCAGGAGTTGGGGTTACCCCTGGTGGCGACCTTTCACCCCCCATTCGATCGCCGCCGTCGCAATCTAACATCGAGTACCCAACACTTGATGTATCAACTCTATGCTCCCTTTCTGGCCAACTACGATCGCACCATCGTCTTCTCCCAGATTCAACGGGAGTTATTAGCCCAACTGGGAGTCCCCCCAGAGCGAATTGCGGTCATTCCCAATGGGGTGGATTCCCTGAAATATTCCCCTGGAGCCTCGGCCTTAAAGTCACAACTGCACGCTGAACGGTTGTTTGTCTATCAGGGACGGATTGCCATGGAAAAAAATGTCGAATCCCTCCTCAAAGCCTGGAAATCGGCATCCATGGGCCCCGATAGCAAGCTCTTAATTGTCGGGGATGGTCCCCTGGCTACATCGCTACGGGCTAGTTATTCCAAGGCGCATCAAATCCATTGGCTCGGCTATGTGGCCGATGAAAGCCGTCGTATCGAAATTCTTCGGGGTGCCGATGTTTTTATCCTCCCCTCCCTAGTCGAAGGATTATCTCTATCCCTGTTGGAAGCGATGGCCTGTGGTATGGCCTGTTTAGCCACTGATGCCGGAGCCGATGGGGAAGTTCTCGAAGATGGGGCCGGCGTGGTTCTGGATTCTCAACGGGTGCTGAGTCAGCTACAAACCCTGTTACCTCTGTTTCAAGACCATCCAGAAATGGGCAACTTGTTAGGCTATAAAGCCCGTCAGCGGGTATTAGAACGCTATACCCTGGATAAAAATATCAGTCGTTTAGAGGATCTCTACGGTGAACTGTTATCCCAGGCGAAAATGTCGGTAGGGTTTCTGTAA